In one Candidatus Caldatribacterium sp. genomic region, the following are encoded:
- the coaD gene encoding pantetheine-phosphate adenylyltransferase, which yields MITAIYPGSFDPITNGHLDIINRARKIFDRLIVAVLRNPNKVPLFTVEERKLMIEEAVRDFPNVEVEVFDGLLVHFAHSKGCRVILRGLRAISDYEYETQIALTNRKMAPEIETIFLPTSTEYSYLNSTVVKEIARFGGCVRDLVPPGVERRLREKFGSQMAGRS from the coding sequence GTGATAACGGCCATTTATCCGGGGAGCTTCGATCCCATAACGAACGGTCACCTGGACATCATCAATCGGGCACGAAAGATTTTCGATCGCCTCATCGTGGCGGTACTTCGGAATCCGAATAAAGTCCCTCTTTTCACCGTCGAGGAACGAAAACTCATGATTGAGGAGGCAGTACGTGACTTCCCAAACGTGGAAGTGGAAGTTTTCGACGGGCTTCTTGTCCACTTTGCTCACTCGAAGGGATGCCGGGTGATACTCCGGGGACTGCGGGCCATTTCCGACTATGAATACGAGACGCAAATTGCCCTGACGAATCGCAAAATGGCTCCGGAAATCGAGACCATTTTTCTTCCTACGAGTACTGAGTACTCTTACCTCAATTCCACCGTGGTGAAAGAAATCGCTCGCTTTGGGGGGTGCGTTCGGGATCTCGTTCCCCCTGGGGTAGAGCGACGACTTCGCGAGAAATTCGGTTCACAAATGGCTGGAAGGAGCTGA